The following proteins are co-located in the Flammeovirga kamogawensis genome:
- a CDS encoding glutathione peroxidase codes for MKHFLLYSFVTLTIALLSCTKVHKTSPDVITVDDDLRKRESTFYGFKMKKLDGSVLDFQTLKGKKIFIVNTASKCGFTPQYEQLEKLHQKYGENLIILGFPCNQFGKQEPGTSEEIASFCKLNYGVTFTMMEKVNVKKGDDQSPLYRWLTDPSENGWNDEAPSWNFCKYYINEKGELKDFFNSNIKPLDEEVIKAISK; via the coding sequence ATGAAGCATTTTTTATTATACTCTTTTGTTACTTTAACTATCGCATTATTGTCTTGTACAAAAGTGCACAAAACAAGTCCAGACGTGATAACTGTAGATGACGATTTACGAAAAAGAGAATCGACATTTTATGGCTTTAAGATGAAAAAATTGGATGGCTCAGTTTTAGACTTCCAAACGCTTAAAGGCAAAAAAATATTTATTGTAAATACTGCATCAAAATGTGGTTTTACCCCTCAATATGAGCAGTTAGAAAAACTTCATCAAAAATATGGTGAAAATTTAATAATACTAGGTTTCCCTTGTAACCAATTTGGAAAACAAGAACCAGGTACAAGCGAAGAAATTGCATCATTCTGTAAACTTAACTATGGAGTTACTTTTACAATGATGGAAAAAGTAAATGTGAAAAAAGGAGATGATCAATCTCCTCTTTACAGATGGCTAACAGATCCTTCTGAAAATGGTTGGAATGATGAAGCTCCTTCTTGGAACTTCTGTAAGTATTACATAAACGAAAAAGGAGAATTAAAAGACTTCTTTAACAGTAATATTAAACCACTTGATGAGGAAGTGATTAAAGCTATCTCAAAATAA
- a CDS encoding GAF domain-containing protein: MNKQIGIKVLWLDQYAKLKEENQKLKTDLDNALEYCNALLEDKESYNFDEVEGKPLLQAVNALRIQRKELKIIENEREWVSEGLSKFVDILRASQDNLEDLCDQIINNLVSYLGITQGGLFVVDENIEDRKELILISAYAYERKKYINRSIKPREGLVGQVFIEKKPMYLKEIPDQYVNISSGLGKAKPTNLFIAPMMMNEEVYGIIELASLNEMPEFQREFILKLGESIASTIAATRNAARMKILLEDSQIQAEQMRAQEEEMRQNVEELQATQEEMHRKQKELENTNSKMKNNEAVLQKAFDKMRTADENHKIKFSELEVTINQKEDEISKLLEEIELKNQEIEKLRGQL, encoded by the coding sequence ATGAATAAACAAATAGGCATTAAAGTACTTTGGCTAGATCAATACGCTAAACTGAAAGAAGAAAATCAGAAATTAAAAACAGATCTAGATAATGCTTTAGAATATTGCAACGCACTTTTAGAAGATAAGGAAAGTTATAATTTTGACGAAGTAGAAGGGAAACCACTACTACAGGCTGTCAATGCATTAAGAATCCAAAGAAAAGAACTCAAAATCATAGAAAATGAAAGAGAGTGGGTATCTGAAGGACTTTCTAAATTTGTAGATATATTGAGAGCTTCTCAGGATAACCTAGAAGATCTCTGTGATCAAATCATCAATAATCTAGTTTCGTATTTAGGTATTACTCAAGGTGGACTTTTTGTTGTTGATGAGAATATAGAAGATCGTAAGGAGTTGATATTAATTTCAGCATATGCTTACGAAAGAAAGAAATACATCAATAGATCAATTAAGCCTAGAGAAGGATTAGTAGGTCAGGTTTTCATAGAAAAAAAACCAATGTACCTTAAAGAAATACCTGATCAATATGTAAATATATCAAGTGGACTAGGTAAAGCAAAACCAACCAATTTGTTCATTGCTCCAATGATGATGAATGAAGAAGTTTATGGTATTATTGAACTTGCTTCACTAAATGAAATGCCAGAATTCCAAAGAGAATTTATTCTTAAACTTGGAGAATCTATAGCATCTACAATTGCTGCAACAAGAAATGCTGCAAGAATGAAAATTTTATTAGAAGATTCTCAAATTCAGGCAGAGCAAATGAGAGCACAAGAAGAAGAAATGCGTCAGAACGTAGAGGAACTTCAAGCTACTCAAGAAGAAATGCACAGGAAACAAAAAGAGCTCGAAAATACGAACTCAAAAATGAAAAATAATGAAGCCGTTCTACAGAAAGCATTTGATAAAATGAGAACTGCAGACGAAAATCATAAAATCAAATTCTCAGAATTAGAAGTTACAATCAATCAAAAAGAAGATGAGATTTCTAAACTTTTAGAAGAAATTGAGTTAAAAAATCAAGAAATTGAAAAATTAAGGGGTCAACTTTAG
- a CDS encoding methyltransferase domain-containing protein, translating to MDKNFWKNKYQTQSTGWDLGTISTPLKEYIDQLKDKELKILIPGAGNAYEIEYLWNAGFKNIYALDISEEPLLNLKERCPEIPSDQLICEDFFNLNPSLKFDLIIEQTFFCALNPSLRKQYAVQMQRLLKDGGKLSGLLFIFPLTESGPPFGGSKEEYLNYFTPYFTVKTMESCNNSIPPRDGNELFFILEKK from the coding sequence ATGGATAAAAATTTCTGGAAGAATAAGTACCAAACGCAAAGTACGGGTTGGGATTTAGGAACGATAAGTACACCGCTAAAAGAATATATTGATCAACTGAAAGATAAAGAGCTAAAAATATTAATTCCAGGAGCAGGTAATGCCTATGAAATAGAATACCTCTGGAATGCTGGCTTTAAAAACATTTATGCATTAGATATTAGTGAAGAGCCCTTACTTAATTTAAAAGAAAGATGTCCCGAAATACCTTCAGACCAATTAATCTGTGAGGACTTCTTTAATTTAAACCCTTCATTAAAATTTGATTTAATTATTGAACAAACTTTCTTTTGTGCACTTAATCCTTCACTAAGAAAACAATATGCAGTACAAATGCAGCGTTTACTAAAAGACGGAGGCAAATTATCAGGATTACTTTTTATTTTTCCTCTTACAGAAAGTGGCCCACCTTTTGGAGGGTCTAAAGAAGAATATTTAAATTACTTCACTCCATATTTCACAGTAAAGACAATGGAAAGTTGTAACAATAGTATTCCTCCAAGAGATGGAAATGAGTTATTCTTCATTCTCGAAAAAAAATAA